In Candidatus Eisenbacteria bacterium, the sequence ACGGGCTCTCGCTCGTCACGCCCGAAGGCCAGAAGCACTTCGGCGGTGTGAAGCCGGGCCAGACGGTGCGCTGGACCTACGTGCGCGACGGCCAGCAGCGCGTGGCGCGTTCGACTGCGCGGCGGCGCCCCGATGCGCTGGGTCGTTACGCCACCTCGGTCGCGCGACTGCGCGAGGATCTCGACCGGCGCCGTGCCGAACTCGAGACATCGTCCAAGTCGTTCGATTCGGAACGCGCGATGCGCGACGTGAATCGCGTGATGCAGCAGCTCGATCAGGTGATGGACGACTCACGCGCCCCGGAAGCACTCTCGGGTGATCAACGCCTGCGCTACAGCGGCTCGGTCGGCGATGCGGATGTCGAGGTGCGTGGCGTGGCGAA encodes:
- a CDS encoding PDZ domain-containing protein, with the protein product MSRRDAERLAQRGWFGVGLDCGECGLAIQDSLIVWRTREYPVIYSVDPEGPAMQAGLQRGDRLFKIDGLSLVTPEGQKHFGGVKPGQTVRWTYVRDGQQRVARSTARRRPDALGRYATSVARLREDLDRRRAELETSSKSFDSERAMRDVNRVMQQLDQVMDDSRAPEALSGDQRLRYSGSVGDADVEVRGVANVVVSRDPATGELIITTSEATVRVKPGLKDKVRRR